AATCATCGTTTTTTTATCTTGCAAAAAAGGAGAGCTAATCCAAGTTAATTGTGCTTGCTCTCCTTCATCAAATGGCCAATTATTCAGTTTAATCTGTTGTTTGCTCATCATTACTCACATCCTGTTTCTTTTTCAAATATTCTTCTAGCTTTGGTTTTATTTCATGAAAATGATGCGTTTTTACTGCTGCTATACGCTGTACTTTCCATAGTATAACTGGCTCATCCATCGTTATCATTTGGTCAATCACTTTACAACAACGACGAATTTGAAATTGCTCGACTGACTCAATTATTCCTTTTAATAATTCCTTTGTTTGCGATAGTTTATCTAAATGATGCTCCAAGTTCGCTAATATTCCTAATCGTTTGCCTATCGCTGAAACTGTTATTCGAATAGGCCTTTCTTTTGCTAATAAATCTTTATAGAGCGTTTTTATTTTTACCACATATTCTCTATCTCGTTTATCCCAGTCTATCGTTTTAGTTGGCTCTAGCTTCTTTTGATTTATAGGCAAATTCTTCATCAACCATTCTTGATCATACCGATATAAGAACATATATTGCTTTTTAAAACGGTCTCTCAAAGCTTTACGAGATAAATCAGGAAATTTTCGTATCCCTTCTATCATTTCATTTTTATATTGTTCAAGTAACGCTTTATTCTCTGTTTTTACTTGATTACTTACCAACTCATGTTCCCCTAAATACCTTTTAACTGTCTTTGAATCGACTCCTAATTCTCTCGCAATTACTCTTGTACTAAGATTGGCCTTAGACAATTGTTTAAGCTTTGACTTCCACACTTCACCAAATACTTTCACCCTTCCTATACGAAATCGATCTTCTAAAGACAGATCAGGCCCTTTTCTTGCGTAGACAAATCCACATGAACAGGTAAATGTACCAATTGGAGCTGTTGATTTAAAATCTCTTGTAACCTCAACACTAGGAATAACCAAATCTCTATAGTGTGTTGCCGCTTTATTCAAACAAGGCCAAGGCCCCGTACCAAATGGACCTCCATTAACCTTTTGATTCACAAATTCATCTACATCCTGCTCTAAAAAATATAGCATTAACAAATGCCTAAAAGGATGTACATGACGCTTTGTATTACGAGTAATCACCTTTAACCAGTTATACTCATCAGCTATATTTAGGGTACTCTCATACTTTTCTAAAAAGCCTTTAGGGAACTTACTTTTAAATGCTTGATACAATTCTTTTTGACGTACTCGATTTGAAACTGTAATTAGATTTAATTCACACAATAACGCACTGTATTTCAACTTAATATCTTCTCGTGAAAATTTATGTAACGGCAATTGCAATAATTTATATGCTTGTTTTGATAAGTAAATTGACATTTTTGCCAAAGGATCATCTTTGTAAATAGAAGATAGATCCATATTCTTTAACTCAAAACGAATGTATTCAATACGGCTAGTTGTATCTACTGGATATTTTCTCAATTGCACCTCATGGTGGGGACAGTAATCAATGCCTTGTAGCTGATGCTCTCGATGTATATATGGCTCTCCAAATTGCTCTACATCACTTTTCGTACATTCGGCACAATAATAGAGGCCAGCTTTTCTACAAATACTTCCTGCAATCATACCAAGTCTTGTATAAAGTGCTTGTCCATTACTAGAAACGTCTTGTAGAATTTCTTGCTGACGCTGCTTTGTTAAAAATATTACATAATAAGAATAAATTGTATGATTAGCTAATATAGTCTCAACAGAATAGTTAGAGCCTATATTAGCTAATATAGCAAAATGGCTACCAATCTCCACACTCGGAATCACAGAACGACTTTGAAACACTTCTTCTAACGTGTCTTTACAATCAATATTGCCACTATAAAAGTGATAACGTGCAATCGCTGAATATATTAATTCATCTGGATATGGATTAGTGAAAAATGGTAGCATTTATATGACCTCCTAAACTCCAATATTTTATTCCGCTTTTTCTATTATTGAGTTACTCCAGTATCTCAATGCAGTCATCAATACTAAACATATTAAGGTTGCTATAAATTTACCCCAAAAAGTATTCCATCCACTAACAGAATAAAATAATGTCGCAAAAGCTAATAAAGTGGAGGAATCTGTATACATTGCTACTAAAATATTATTTTTCAAAACTACTTTAGCCGCGCTTTTTATAATACTTCCTTCTAAACCAAACCATACTATTGAAAATACCGCATATAAAAATCCAACTTCTTTAATTTGTGTTATAAGAAATGTAACACCTGTGATTACAATTAAAGCTAAAAAAGCTAAAGTAACTTTAAAGTTTTTAATATCTGTTTCTTCATCTACTTTAATTGTCTTTTCCTTCATCATTACCACCTCCAAGTAAAAGTTTAAAAAAATTCTTGTAATACTTGTTTTATAAATCCTTTTGATTTCAAGAAATTATAAGGGTGTTCATTACTCTGAATTGCTTTCCCCCTTAATTCTAATAACGGTAATAATTCTATTTTATTTACATTTTTCAGGCCTTTGGCTAATTTCTTTTGCCTATCCATTGCTTCCTGAACAGCTTCAAATTTTAAAATGTTGTATTCTACATCAATAGGGCTATTTTCAATAATCTTAGTAACCAACTTCTTAATATCAGTAGCATTCAAAGCATCAAAAATTCCTAGCGAAGCAACTTCAATACTTAAACTTTCAATCGTATCTTGTCTCTTATATTGCAACGTATTTTGACGTTCTTTCATCGCCTCTTTGATTTTCCCCTCGTACTCGGTGTTTTGCTTATGATTAACCATTAACTCGTCAAGATTAATCATAATATCCTCATACTTATACATTGCTTTCAAATCATTTTTACGAATAGCATTAAGCATCGGTTGAATAATTTCCATATCCTCTTTAGCTGTTTTCTTTAGCACGCGAGAAGTAATTATTTCTTTTTCATTTGATTCATCAAACAGCGCTCGCTCCTGTGCTAGAATAAACAAATTTACAGCTACCGAAGTAATTCCTTGGCATTCTTCATAAAACGTCTTTTTAATTTCTTCAGTAAGCTCTGAACGAGTTTTTAAACATTGTAATTCCCATAACGTTTCTAAAAAGAACTCCCATTCCTCACTGTCCTCAGCCATAAGATCCCAAATAATTGCACCATCACTTGCTGCACGACGAGCTTGACGGAAGTTTCCTTTAAATAATTGTTGGGCTTTCGAGGTACCAATTAACACTGTAGGGATGCCGACTGTATTTGATAATGTAACAAAAAAGTTCAACATCTCTTCTTGATCATTTTTTGAATGTAGTAAATGCTGAATTTCATCAATAACTAACACTCCGATACCGTACATGCTTGCTAAAGAAGTCATGTGTAAAAGCATCGTTGACGTAACACGATTTAAATAACCATACTTCTCTAAATAACGAGTACCGAGTAGATCATCAATCGCCTTGAAGAATCCTTTACACATTGTAGATAAGCTACCATCATATGGACAATCGATTTTAAGCCAAACAATTTGTGTACGATTAAATGGTTGTCCTTTGTAAATTTCATGTTTAATAACTTGCGGATACATAAGTAGTAAACGCTCAATTGCTGTTGTTTTTCCAATACCTGAAATACCAATAATCGATAAACTATCTGCCGTGGAACGTATATAGTTTAATCGCTCATCAATATACTTATGTGCTTCTTCTTCATCTTCTCTTAGCTGATGTAAAACTCGAATGCGCTCTAGAAATGTTTTATCTAATGGATTACGTGCTAAATAGCCTCGGCGAATTAAAGTAGATAGGCGACGCTCTACTTCAAAATGAATCGGCAAAGGTTGAATGAAGTTCTTTACACGCTTCAACACATGATAGCGAATATTCGTT
This sequence is a window from Bacillus pseudomycoides DSM 12442. Protein-coding genes within it:
- a CDS encoding TnsD family Tn7-like transposition protein, with product MLPFFTNPYPDELIYSAIARYHFYSGNIDCKDTLEEVFQSRSVIPSVEIGSHFAILANIGSNYSVETILANHTIYSYYVIFLTKQRQQEILQDVSSNGQALYTRLGMIAGSICRKAGLYYCAECTKSDVEQFGEPYIHREHQLQGIDYCPHHEVQLRKYPVDTTSRIEYIRFELKNMDLSSIYKDDPLAKMSIYLSKQAYKLLQLPLHKFSREDIKLKYSALLCELNLITVSNRVRQKELYQAFKSKFPKGFLEKYESTLNIADEYNWLKVITRNTKRHVHPFRHLLMLYFLEQDVDEFVNQKVNGGPFGTGPWPCLNKAATHYRDLVIPSVEVTRDFKSTAPIGTFTCSCGFVYARKGPDLSLEDRFRIGRVKVFGEVWKSKLKQLSKANLSTRVIARELGVDSKTVKRYLGEHELVSNQVKTENKALLEQYKNEMIEGIRKFPDLSRKALRDRFKKQYMFLYRYDQEWLMKNLPINQKKLEPTKTIDWDKRDREYVVKIKTLYKDLLAKERPIRITVSAIGKRLGILANLEHHLDKLSQTKELLKGIIESVEQFQIRRCCKVIDQMITMDEPVILWKVQRIAAVKTHHFHEIKPKLEEYLKKKQDVSNDEQTTD
- a CDS encoding ATP-binding protein, encoding MRSLEKTNNLVLKGDFEEANYKGQALLEYDNNPFIEVLPPIFDEDDVLERFMVTPRITEQDKQSETNIRYHVLKRVKNFIQPLPIHFEVERRLSTLIRRGYLARNPLDKTFLERIRVLHQLREDEEEAHKYIDERLNYIRSTADSLSIIGISGIGKTTAIERLLLMYPQVIKHEIYKGQPFNRTQIVWLKIDCPYDGSLSTMCKGFFKAIDDLLGTRYLEKYGYLNRVTSTMLLHMTSLASMYGIGVLVIDEIQHLLHSKNDQEEMLNFFVTLSNTVGIPTVLIGTSKAQQLFKGNFRQARRAASDGAIIWDLMAEDSEEWEFFLETLWELQCLKTRSELTEEIKKTFYEECQGITSVAVNLFILAQERALFDESNEKEIITSRVLKKTAKEDMEIIQPMLNAIRKNDLKAMYKYEDIMINLDELMVNHKQNTEYEGKIKEAMKERQNTLQYKRQDTIESLSIEVASLGIFDALNATDIKKLVTKIIENSPIDVEYNILKFEAVQEAMDRQKKLAKGLKNVNKIELLPLLELRGKAIQSNEHPYNFLKSKGFIKQVLQEFF